The proteins below are encoded in one region of Ereboglobus luteus:
- a CDS encoding TonB-dependent receptor domain-containing protein: MIIIIAGSADALAAETTGAIEGRVSNILSGVGLENAQVKILPDGPVTQTDQTGQFRLTRVPVGEVRLSISFYGMQTWTRTLTVAADKPAQVEAELRRTGLGSYDSDDGQVVVLEAYQVTADREMTAQAISLNEQRIAASSKSVVALDQYGNQGDDNIGEFLHFLPGVGVNVDGDVGPNEVSLRGFPSNFSNISLDGGSVASARSPSRTVNLVDVPFLNASRVEVSKVPTPDMPASGLGGTINIIAKNGFELKRPAFNYRVTGITNSTNGLTKFNYPKGQTKEVSPHGMVPSASISFQGALTKRVAMTAALSNSWRFKPADDDSDTVDIEPTWDRVRNVQTAGTWHALPQLYVSYGGQLGFDFKITPRDIISIGGQLKINTFDIARSNMIVNYGAGATGDATHTQGADTAKGSVTIGTGAGWYQRYNKQRQLNLKYTHRGDLWVIEMNADYSDAHYRVKTDANGYFYKVDAKLTSLIIRGDDIPLHGIARKYTVTNKSGNPVDIFNGENYTINTAEKRFQDGLGKNTSLRLNASRKFYGSVPITIKTGFAADRTDRHRVLVTTPYNFRPNGSSAAGDRKAGLFDVFDENFLSSAPPTIYGNVFREISNKKMYELYQQNPSWFVINEATEHKNRVTNSFEFKETISAAYVRADARLFNNRLWLTGGVRFEQTDIKGKGPLDDITAQYKRNPDGSIMKDGDNKPINVTSDAAELSKLRYKERGASSSSDYSDLYPSLNTSYRIGDSVVLRLAYARTIGRPNVNYLIPGTTITDPEATNAKITINNPALRPWTANNYDLSLEVYDIKGGSGAISVFQKDVSNFFGVIQTPVTDALLEQQNLPTDGTYDGYVIETRNNVGDAKITGFELSYRQSLHFLPGFLKNFQIYGNMTKLNTKGDRAADFSGFIPRNISVGISYIRPRWFIKLNYIDQDVVRKAMVAEGATERPGTYNYQPAYRRWMLNAEYSICKQFKLFASVSDLTNRVNGNYRAAPGTPSYATYSRYQELGSYITFGVKGTF; encoded by the coding sequence ATGATAATAATAATCGCGGGCTCCGCCGACGCGCTCGCGGCAGAAACCACCGGCGCGATTGAGGGCCGGGTTTCCAATATACTCAGCGGAGTGGGACTGGAGAATGCCCAGGTGAAGATATTGCCCGACGGCCCCGTCACGCAAACGGACCAAACCGGGCAATTTCGACTGACGAGAGTTCCCGTCGGCGAAGTGCGCCTGAGCATATCGTTTTACGGCATGCAAACCTGGACGCGCACACTGACCGTCGCCGCCGACAAACCGGCGCAGGTGGAGGCCGAACTCCGCAGGACCGGACTCGGCTCCTACGACTCGGACGACGGACAGGTGGTCGTGCTTGAGGCATACCAAGTAACCGCGGACCGCGAGATGACCGCCCAGGCAATTTCACTAAACGAGCAACGGATCGCCGCCAGCAGCAAAAGCGTCGTGGCGCTTGACCAATACGGCAACCAAGGCGACGACAACATCGGCGAGTTCCTGCACTTCCTCCCCGGCGTCGGGGTAAACGTCGACGGCGATGTCGGCCCCAACGAAGTTTCGCTTCGCGGCTTTCCGTCAAACTTTTCCAACATTTCCCTCGACGGCGGCTCGGTGGCGAGCGCCCGAAGCCCCTCCCGCACGGTCAACCTCGTGGACGTGCCCTTCCTAAACGCATCCCGCGTGGAAGTGTCCAAGGTGCCGACCCCCGACATGCCCGCATCCGGCCTGGGCGGCACGATTAATATCATCGCGAAAAACGGCTTCGAGTTGAAGCGGCCCGCCTTCAACTATCGCGTGACCGGAATCACCAACAGCACCAACGGACTGACAAAATTCAACTACCCCAAAGGACAGACCAAGGAAGTGTCGCCCCACGGCATGGTCCCCTCCGCGAGCATCTCCTTCCAAGGCGCGCTCACCAAGCGCGTGGCCATGACTGCCGCGCTGTCCAACTCCTGGCGTTTCAAACCCGCGGACGACGACAGCGACACCGTTGACATTGAGCCCACCTGGGATCGCGTCAGGAACGTCCAGACCGCCGGCACCTGGCACGCCCTGCCCCAACTCTACGTAAGCTACGGCGGCCAGCTGGGCTTCGATTTCAAGATCACTCCAAGGGATATAATATCCATCGGCGGCCAACTGAAAATCAACACATTCGACATCGCCCGCAGCAACATGATAGTAAACTACGGCGCAGGCGCCACGGGCGACGCCACCCACACCCAGGGTGCCGACACCGCGAAAGGCAGCGTGACCATAGGCACCGGGGCGGGATGGTATCAACGCTACAACAAGCAACGGCAGCTCAACCTGAAATACACGCATCGCGGCGATCTATGGGTGATTGAAATGAACGCCGACTACTCGGACGCCCATTATCGAGTGAAGACGGATGCGAACGGCTATTTTTATAAAGTCGACGCGAAACTCACCAGCCTGATCATTCGCGGCGACGACATTCCCCTCCACGGCATTGCCAGAAAATATACAGTGACCAACAAATCAGGCAATCCGGTCGATATATTCAACGGGGAGAATTATACTATCAACACGGCCGAGAAACGCTTCCAGGACGGGCTCGGAAAGAACACGTCGCTTCGGCTGAATGCCAGCCGCAAGTTTTACGGCTCCGTCCCGATCACCATAAAGACCGGCTTCGCCGCCGACAGGACCGACCGCCACCGCGTGCTGGTGACAACTCCATACAATTTTCGCCCGAACGGATCCTCCGCGGCGGGAGATCGGAAAGCGGGACTGTTCGATGTGTTCGACGAGAATTTCCTGAGCTCCGCCCCGCCCACAATCTATGGGAATGTGTTCCGTGAAATCAGCAACAAGAAGATGTATGAGCTTTATCAGCAAAATCCCTCCTGGTTTGTGATCAACGAGGCCACCGAGCATAAAAACCGCGTCACCAATTCGTTTGAATTCAAGGAGACAATATCCGCCGCATACGTGCGGGCCGACGCGCGCCTTTTCAACAACCGCCTTTGGCTGACTGGCGGCGTGCGCTTCGAGCAGACGGACATCAAAGGCAAAGGTCCCCTGGACGATATTACGGCACAATATAAACGAAACCCGGATGGCAGCATTATGAAGGACGGGGATAACAAACCCATCAATGTCACGAGCGATGCGGCGGAGCTGAGCAAGCTGCGATACAAAGAGCGCGGAGCCTCCTCATCGAGTGATTACAGCGATTTGTATCCCAGCCTCAACACCAGCTACCGTATCGGGGATTCGGTTGTGCTGCGCCTTGCCTACGCGCGCACCATCGGGCGTCCGAATGTGAACTATCTCATACCGGGCACCACCATCACCGATCCCGAGGCAACAAACGCGAAAATCACCATCAACAATCCGGCGCTGCGCCCGTGGACGGCAAACAACTACGATTTGTCGCTGGAAGTTTACGACATCAAGGGCGGCTCCGGAGCCATCAGCGTCTTCCAGAAAGATGTCAGCAATTTCTTCGGCGTTATACAAACCCCCGTGACCGATGCCCTGCTGGAACAACAAAATCTGCCGACCGACGGAACCTACGACGGTTATGTCATAGAGACCAGAAACAATGTGGGCGACGCCAAGATCACCGGCTTTGAACTCAGCTATCGCCAGTCGCTTCACTTCCTCCCGGGATTCCTCAAGAACTTTCAGATCTATGGAAACATGACCAAGCTCAACACCAAGGGCGACAGGGCGGCCGATTTCTCCGGCTTCATCCCGCGCAACATTTCCGTTGGCATAAGCTACATCCGTCCGCGTTGGTTTATCAAATTGAATTATATAGACCAGGACGTGGTGAGGAAAGCCATGGTGGCGGAAGGCGCCACGGAGCGGCCCGGCACCTATAATTATCAACCGGCCTACCGTCGCTGGATGCTCAACGCGGAATACAGCATTTGCAAGCAGTTCAAACTCTTCGCATCGGTCTCCGACCTGACCAACCGCGTGAATGGCAATTACCGCGCCGCGCCGGGCACCCCGAGCTACGCAACCTACAGCCGCTACCAGGAACTCGGCAGCTACATCACCTTTGGCGTAAAAGGGACGTTTTAA
- a CDS encoding bile acid:sodium symporter family protein, translated as MILKNIKTLAAASLLLMLAAFGVCTAAGWFAAGGIALALFWFAAAGAAKFSENTKPFSYPLVVIGCVTTSMYFPGLYESWFGFKTTGFVIPILQVIMFGMGTQLALKDFRQIIVQPGAVFVGVGAQFLIMPLVGFTIASLMPFEPEVAAGIILVGCVPCGIASNVMNFLAKANIALSLSLTTVATLLGPIMTPLWMNWLVGESLDIDYWKMAGDIVNLVIFPIAAGLVFKAIFLRKESAARFVEKFLGVFSMVGLLLTIVFINAAGRDNLMRIGALLIVACLLHNCGGYFLGYWLARLFRFDEKSCRTIAIEVGMQNGGLAAGLALQMGKAATMGLAPAICSPLMNITGASLAIWWRKKTERQEEKNNTKNGIKK; from the coding sequence ATGATATTAAAAAACATAAAAACTTTGGCCGCCGCCTCGCTCCTGCTCATGCTCGCCGCCTTTGGCGTTTGCACAGCGGCGGGCTGGTTTGCGGCCGGCGGGATCGCGCTTGCGTTGTTCTGGTTCGCGGCGGCGGGCGCGGCCAAGTTTTCCGAAAACACAAAACCGTTTTCCTATCCGCTCGTGGTCATCGGCTGCGTGACTACGTCCATGTATTTTCCCGGTTTATACGAGTCGTGGTTCGGCTTTAAAACGACGGGTTTTGTCATTCCGATCCTGCAAGTCATCATGTTCGGAATGGGCACGCAACTGGCGCTGAAGGATTTCAGGCAGATCATCGTGCAACCGGGCGCGGTGTTTGTCGGCGTGGGCGCGCAATTTCTAATCATGCCGCTCGTGGGCTTCACCATCGCCAGCCTGATGCCCTTCGAGCCGGAGGTCGCCGCGGGCATAATACTGGTCGGGTGCGTGCCCTGCGGCATCGCGTCCAACGTGATGAATTTTTTGGCGAAGGCGAACATCGCGCTGTCACTTTCGCTCACCACAGTCGCCACGCTGCTCGGCCCGATAATGACGCCGCTCTGGATGAACTGGCTCGTCGGCGAGTCGCTCGACATCGACTACTGGAAAATGGCGGGCGACATCGTGAACCTGGTCATTTTCCCGATTGCCGCCGGCCTTGTGTTCAAGGCGATATTTCTGCGCAAGGAATCCGCCGCCAGGTTTGTTGAAAAGTTTCTCGGCGTGTTCTCGATGGTCGGCCTGCTGCTGACGATCGTGTTCATCAACGCCGCCGGGCGCGACAACCTGATGCGCATCGGCGCGCTCCTGATTGTCGCGTGCCTGCTGCACAACTGCGGCGGTTACTTTCTCGGCTACTGGCTGGCGCGCCTGTTCCGCTTCGACGAGAAAAGCTGCCGCACGATCGCGATAGAGGTCGGCATGCAAAACGGCGGCCTCGCGGCCGGTCTCGCCCTGCAAATGGGCAAGGCCGCGACGATGGGACTGGCGCCGGCCATTTGCAGTCCGCTCATGAACATAACCGGAGCCTCTCTCGCCATCTGGTGGCGCAAGAAAACCGAAAGGCAGGAAGAAAAGAATAACACTAAAAACGGCATAAAAAAATAA
- a CDS encoding HpcH/HpaI aldolase family protein → MLNPTISLKTSLKNGGAVAGIFVCEIRSPNLAPLLDAAGYDFAIFDMEHCSYTMHDLSYIIPGFRGFRCQPLVRVPAVRREFFQSVLDIGVAGIVVPMVESAEDVREALAMMKYPPEGRRGLSFGCPHTLFQGQDRDAYTRMANDNLVLVAQIETQKALDNLDSILAVPGLDVAFIGNTDLAISMGHPNNLVEGPVRDAVRHILKSAKARGIAGGGNFVNPEFVGQFYEDGLRFISLDSDIERLQAGLQAGMDTLRAGLPQYAKPAAQPPKNSNF, encoded by the coding sequence ATGCTAAACCCAACCATCTCGCTAAAGACCTCCCTGAAAAACGGGGGCGCCGTCGCCGGTATTTTCGTCTGCGAAATTCGCAGCCCTAACCTCGCCCCGCTCCTCGACGCGGCGGGCTACGACTTCGCCATCTTCGACATGGAGCACTGCTCCTACACGATGCACGACCTCTCCTATATAATCCCCGGCTTTCGCGGATTCCGCTGCCAGCCGCTCGTGCGCGTGCCCGCCGTGCGCCGCGAGTTTTTCCAGTCCGTCCTCGATATCGGCGTCGCCGGCATTGTCGTGCCGATGGTCGAAAGCGCAGAGGACGTGCGCGAGGCGCTCGCCATGATGAAGTATCCGCCGGAGGGCCGGCGCGGGCTCTCCTTCGGTTGCCCGCACACGCTTTTTCAGGGGCAGGATCGCGACGCCTACACACGAATGGCCAACGACAACCTGGTCCTGGTCGCCCAAATCGAGACACAAAAAGCGCTCGATAATCTCGACTCCATCCTCGCGGTGCCGGGGCTGGATGTCGCGTTCATCGGCAACACCGACCTCGCCATATCGATGGGGCATCCAAACAACCTCGTCGAGGGTCCGGTGCGCGACGCCGTGCGGCACATCCTGAAAAGCGCAAAGGCGCGAGGCATCGCGGGCGGCGGCAATTTTGTGAACCCGGAATTCGTCGGGCAATTCTACGAGGACGGGCTGCGCTTCATCTCCCTCGATTCCGACATCGAGCGGCTGCAAGCCGGACTGCAAGCCGGCATGGACACGCTCCGCGCCGGCCTGCCCCAATATGCAAAACCGGCGGCCCAGCCTCCAAAAAATAGTAATTTCTGA
- a CDS encoding sialidase family protein — translation MSTPRSFLNHKLSAIAAAAICAVFSAGALTAGGAPDFARQAALDAARDEVVVAYDGILPNRHVGDVVTRVMPDGRLAIWFATGGDKEPDPNNFMAVIYSEDEGKTWSPMQMLDANIKRAGINIGQLPTEAIVSGQKIMLFFSTHAGHLRNSWRSWVATSDNNGKTWNTPELLPGRLGAATFVRSHIWTQSGNLVVPYQHYLGNLNDHNSEVVRRNNKAGNETTPYPTPVINSRNGVLISTDGGRTFTEHGDIKLPIPDDTYLWAENTIAELEKDHLVMLIRPERTRGKATFLYRADSFDGGKTWPALAEKTDIPNPSSKTILLRVNDWTTALLHNPNPYSRWPLSLWISFDGMKTWPYQRVVIADSVDGPGRNVHYPEGYVTPDLQWINFTFDDNRHQAVYVRAKLPPIPGKPVSGKNPENPWLKKPPPKKKPAAK, via the coding sequence ATGAGCACACCCCGTTCGTTTTTGAATCATAAGCTGTCCGCGATTGCCGCGGCCGCCATTTGCGCCGTTTTTTCCGCCGGTGCTTTGACCGCCGGCGGCGCGCCCGACTTCGCCAGGCAGGCCGCGCTCGACGCCGCGCGGGACGAGGTCGTCGTCGCCTACGACGGCATTCTTCCCAACCGCCACGTCGGCGATGTCGTCACCCGCGTGATGCCCGACGGACGCCTCGCAATCTGGTTCGCCACCGGCGGCGACAAGGAGCCCGATCCCAATAATTTCATGGCCGTCATTTACAGCGAGGACGAAGGCAAAACCTGGTCGCCCATGCAAATGCTCGACGCCAACATTAAGCGCGCCGGCATCAACATTGGCCAGTTGCCCACCGAGGCGATTGTCTCCGGGCAAAAGATCATGCTGTTTTTCTCCACGCACGCCGGGCACCTGCGCAATTCCTGGCGCTCGTGGGTCGCGACCAGCGACAACAACGGCAAAACGTGGAACACCCCCGAGCTCCTTCCGGGCCGCCTCGGCGCGGCGACATTCGTGCGCTCGCACATTTGGACGCAAAGCGGAAACCTCGTCGTTCCCTACCAGCATTATCTCGGCAACTTGAACGACCACAACAGCGAGGTCGTCCGCCGCAACAACAAGGCCGGCAACGAAACGACGCCCTATCCGACACCGGTCATAAACTCGCGCAACGGCGTCCTCATCAGCACCGACGGCGGCAGGACTTTCACGGAGCACGGCGACATCAAGCTGCCCATTCCGGACGACACTTATCTTTGGGCCGAGAACACCATTGCCGAGTTGGAAAAGGACCATCTCGTCATGCTCATCCGGCCCGAGCGCACGCGCGGCAAGGCCACGTTTTTATACAGGGCCGACTCCTTCGACGGCGGCAAAACATGGCCGGCGCTCGCCGAGAAAACCGACATCCCCAACCCGTCCTCAAAAACAATCCTGCTCCGCGTGAACGACTGGACCACCGCGCTGCTGCACAATCCGAATCCCTACAGCCGCTGGCCCCTCTCGCTTTGGATAAGTTTCGACGGCATGAAAACATGGCCCTACCAGCGCGTCGTCATCGCCGATTCCGTGGACGGCCCGGGGCGCAATGTCCACTACCCCGAGGGCTACGTGACGCCCGACCTGCAATGGATCAATTTCACCTTCGACGACAACCGCCACCAAGCCGTTTACGTGCGGGCGAAACTGCCGCCCATCCCCGGCAAACCCGTCAGCGGCAAAAACCCCGAAAATCCGTGGCTCAAAAAACCGCCGCCGAAAAAAAAGCCCGCCGCCAAGTAA
- a CDS encoding FCD domain-containing protein, whose product MLFRELSDFRATIEGFGARHAAKRVGENPALMGNLNEILKRLADAARRGNYPAFREADKRLHQAIMETSGIPGLADAWRIIWEKLAAFHQRQFYEGVPDLRTHIGEHTYLVEAIGMRDPAAAEDAARSHIEASWVRMAATRGTGAASNALHLASAYMSSHLQYQLRLDDVAARVAFTSPGNLSRLFRQQHGMGFQAYLQRLRMAKAAELLASTNLPVTTITRRVGYRSPSLFAQHFFRHYSQRPREWRKEKKTGLRAD is encoded by the coding sequence ATGCTCTTTCGCGAACTCTCGGATTTCCGCGCCACGATAGAAGGATTCGGGGCGCGCCACGCCGCAAAGCGCGTCGGGGAGAACCCCGCGCTCATGGGCAATCTCAACGAGATTCTCAAGCGGCTCGCCGATGCCGCGAGGCGCGGCAACTACCCCGCGTTTCGCGAGGCCGACAAGCGGCTCCACCAGGCGATCATGGAGACGTCCGGCATCCCGGGCCTGGCCGACGCGTGGCGGATCATCTGGGAAAAACTGGCCGCGTTTCACCAGCGCCAGTTTTACGAGGGCGTGCCCGATTTGCGAACGCACATCGGCGAGCACACCTATTTGGTGGAGGCGATCGGGATGCGCGATCCCGCGGCGGCGGAGGACGCGGCGCGCAGCCATATCGAGGCGAGTTGGGTGCGCATGGCGGCGACACGCGGAACAGGCGCCGCGAGCAATGCGCTGCACCTGGCGTCGGCGTATATGTCGTCGCACCTGCAGTATCAACTGCGGCTTGACGACGTGGCGGCGCGGGTTGCCTTTACCAGCCCCGGAAACCTTTCGCGTTTGTTCAGGCAGCAGCATGGCATGGGGTTTCAAGCCTACTTGCAGCGCCTGCGCATGGCGAAGGCCGCCGAGTTGCTGGCAAGCACAAACCTGCCCGTCACGACGATCACGCGCCGCGTGGGCTATCGCAGCCCGTCGCTTTTCGCCCAGCATTTTTTCCGGCATTACAGCCAGCGCCCGAGGGAATGGCGGAAGGAGAAAAAAACAGGGCTGCGCGCGGATTGA